In a genomic window of Sarcophilus harrisii chromosome 4, mSarHar1.11, whole genome shotgun sequence:
- the SDF2 gene encoding stromal cell-derived factor 2 isoform X1: MGQWGRAGAAVGSLLLFAGLLGLAGASDLPLVTCGSVVKLLNTRHNVRLHSHDVHYGSGEPMGRGLEKERRKKSLPGGSGQQSVTGISDVDDSNSYWRIRGKTSTVCERGTPVRCGQAIRLTHVNTGRNLHSHHFSSPLSGNQEVSAFGEEGEGDYLDDWTVLCSGSHWVRDDEVRFKHASTDVLLSVTGEQYGRPISGQKEVHGMTQQNQNNYWRAMEGIFMKPSELLRTEAHHAEL; encoded by the exons ATGGGGCAgtggggccgggccggggccgcGGTGGGGTCGCTGCTGTTGTTTGCGGGGTTGCTAGGCCTGGCCGGCGCTTCCGATCTGCCCCTCGTCACTTGCGGCTCTGTAGTGAAGCTCCTCAACACGCGCCACAACGTCCGGCTGCATTCGCATGACGTACACTACGGGTCCGGTGAGCCCATGGGGCGGGgcctggaaaaggaaagaaggaaaaaatcccTCCCCGGAG GCAGTGGGCAGCAATCAGTTACAGGGATATCAGATGTGGATGATAGCAACAGTTACTGGCGGATCCGAGGCAAAACCTCTACAGTGTGTGAGAGAGGAACCCCAGTGAGATGTGGCCAGGCCATCAGGCTGACTCATGTCAATACTGGGCGCAATCTTCATAGTCACcacttctcttcccccctctctggCAACCAG GAAGTGAGTGCATTTGGGGAAGAGGGCGAAGGGGACTATCTGGATGATTGGACAGTCTTGTGTAGCGGGTCACACTGGGTGAGGGACGATGAGGTTCGGTTCAAACATGCTTCCACCGACGTGCTGCTGTCTGTTACGGGAGAGCAGTATGGCCGGCCCATCAGTGGCCAAAAAGAAGTACATGGCATGACccagcagaaccagaacaacTATTGGAGAGCTATGGAAGGCATCTTTATGAAGCCCAGCGAGCTGCTTCGAACTGAAGCCCATCATGCTGAGCTATGA
- the SDF2 gene encoding stromal cell-derived factor 2 isoform X2 has translation MGQWGRAGAAVGSLLLFAGLLGLAGASDLPLVTCGSVVKLLNTRHNVRLHSHDVHYGSGSGQQSVTGISDVDDSNSYWRIRGKTSTVCERGTPVRCGQAIRLTHVNTGRNLHSHHFSSPLSGNQEVSAFGEEGEGDYLDDWTVLCSGSHWVRDDEVRFKHASTDVLLSVTGEQYGRPISGQKEVHGMTQQNQNNYWRAMEGIFMKPSELLRTEAHHAEL, from the exons ATGGGGCAgtggggccgggccggggccgcGGTGGGGTCGCTGCTGTTGTTTGCGGGGTTGCTAGGCCTGGCCGGCGCTTCCGATCTGCCCCTCGTCACTTGCGGCTCTGTAGTGAAGCTCCTCAACACGCGCCACAACGTCCGGCTGCATTCGCATGACGTACACTACGGGTCCG GCAGTGGGCAGCAATCAGTTACAGGGATATCAGATGTGGATGATAGCAACAGTTACTGGCGGATCCGAGGCAAAACCTCTACAGTGTGTGAGAGAGGAACCCCAGTGAGATGTGGCCAGGCCATCAGGCTGACTCATGTCAATACTGGGCGCAATCTTCATAGTCACcacttctcttcccccctctctggCAACCAG GAAGTGAGTGCATTTGGGGAAGAGGGCGAAGGGGACTATCTGGATGATTGGACAGTCTTGTGTAGCGGGTCACACTGGGTGAGGGACGATGAGGTTCGGTTCAAACATGCTTCCACCGACGTGCTGCTGTCTGTTACGGGAGAGCAGTATGGCCGGCCCATCAGTGGCCAAAAAGAAGTACATGGCATGACccagcagaaccagaacaacTATTGGAGAGCTATGGAAGGCATCTTTATGAAGCCCAGCGAGCTGCTTCGAACTGAAGCCCATCATGCTGAGCTATGA